ATGGAGTTTGCTAGTGGTTTTAgcaaaaggtttttgtttttattttttatggttttgtatTTTCAAGTCAGCCTCCCGTGTAAAGTATGGTGGCCATTGTTTTATGCTCTGTGCACTCTTGCCTTCTTGGCTTGCTGTGGGTGACTCTTCTTCCTGGAACACACGTCTTGTTGTTCCTGATGTTTGCTCTTAGGACATTGTTTCAGGATGGCCCAATGCTTGGAATAACTTCCCTCCACTTCCACACAGACCCTGTCACCTGAACCCAGTGCCACCCAAGGACCCTGGCTTTTGCTAGGCAAGAGTGAGGAAGGTCTTTTTAAAATCCCTCCTTGACCCTCTTGTGCCTTACAGATGCCTTTTGAAAATGGTAGTGACTTAAGAGTCTGGCCTGAATTTTTAACTTAACTGCCTATGAAAAAAGAACTTGCTAAAGAATGGTAAAAAGAAATTTGCAAGGAGCTTAAATAACTTTCTGgggaaaaaagacttttaaataaattaaagtcATTATTACTACGAAGATCCTACAACTATAAGGTAGGGCAGACTTAAGTTTGGACAGTTTGATTGTGACAGGAAATTTAGAACCCTAATCATCTTAACCTATGAAGCCCATATTTTTGCCAAGTTGGATATCTGCTTCAGTCAGCCTTGCAGTTGATGAGTCGAACTAAATATTAACAGTTTGCTTCTAGGGGCTGACCTGCCATGGCTATAGGGTCTTAGGAGCTTTCTAAGCACTTGATTAAGGATGGTGTACCTTATGGGCTCCTAAAATGTGAACAAATTAGCCCAGGGTAGGTCCTTCTGCTCTGGCTATCAGTGttgatcattcattcattgccACTGCCAGTCGGCAATTCGTACTGCGTTCCTGGAGTAAATCATAATGTTGTGTTTCTGTCTTTTGCTTCAGTGCCCATCTACGTGCCGTTCCTCATCGTTGGCTCTGTGTTTGTCGCCTTTATCATCTTGGGGTCCCTGGTGGCAGCCTGTTGCTGCAGATGTCTCCGGCCTAAGCAGGATCCCCAGCAGAGCCGAGCCCCGGGGGGTAACCGCTTGATGGAGACCATCCCCATGATCCCCAGCGCCAGCACCTCCCGGGGGTCGTCCTCACGCCAGTCCAGCACAGCCGCCAGTTCCAGCTCCAGCGCCAACTCGGGGGCCCGGGCACCCCCGACAAGGTCACAGACCAACTGTTGCTTGCCAGAGGGGACCATGAACAACGTGTATGTCAACATGCCCACAAATTTCTCTGTGCTGAACTGTCAGCAGGCCACCCAGATTGTGCCACATCAAGGACAGTATCTACATCCCCCATACGTGGGGTACACAGTGCAGCATGACTCTGTGCCCATGACAGCTGTGCCCCCTTTCATGGACGGGCTGCAGCCTGGCTACAGGCAGATTCAGTCCCCCTTCCCCCACACCAACAGTGAACAGAAGATGTACCCAGCGGTGACTGTATAACCGAGCATCACTGGCGGGTTCCTTTActggatggagaggaaggcaggggtgGATTCTCGAGGTGGAAGTCTGCACATGTCGGTGGTGTTTATGGCACGATTCCTTTGGATGGCCTCATTTGTCCCCAAACTGTATTAAAATATCCCCGAATTAGCATTTCTGGATGTTTCATCCAGGGTGTCATTGATTTATCATGGAAAACCAGCCTCAGCTGGCCAGTGATGTTGCTGATGGGTGTGTAACAAATGCTTGAGTCCTAAGTGCCCTTGAGGTATGGttggcaaaataattttataagctgATAAATTaagggttttttattttgttgttattattattatttcttttttgttgactGCACAAGATCAAAATACCTGTTATCTCCCTTTtacctgggccttttttttttgttgttttttaaagacagggtcttgctctgttgcctggtctggagcacagtggtgcaatctcggctcactgcaaccttagcctcccagattcaagcgattctcctgtgtcaggctcccaagtagctgggattacaggtgcctgccaccacacctgactaatgtttgtattttttgtagagatggaatttcacaatgttggccaggctggtctcatactcctgacctcaagcaatctgcctgccttggcctcccgaagtgctgggattacaggcatgagccaccgcacctggcctgagccctttttttttttttttttttttttaatgcatacaAGATTAGGGGGAAGACACAAATTACAGgaatattctaaaagaaaacctgTTTAAACCTTGTGAAATCAGTCCAGTCTCGGTATTCCACAGGTACACCTTAATTTCATtgtaaaaagatatatatattttgtgtattttttgtgctttttcaggCCTATTTTGTCCCTTTTTACCTTGTGTAGAGATCTTACTACAAAGTGATATTCCACATTAAAAAGAGACTGAAATAAATTGTATAGTTACTTAACTAATGAAGATATTTCAGAACTCTGGGATTATTTTAATCTTGAAGTAGTAGGTGGTGTAGTAATAAAACCATCCCTTCTTGATTATATCTTAATTTTCTGGCTTTAAGGTGACATCTGAGAGgtaatgcattcttttttatgttgaaATCATAAACTACCCCCCACTGCTTCTCTGAGTTACTTTTAATTTTGCCTTGTGGTTATGGTTTGGCATTTCCTTCTGTTTGGTTTTCAGATCCCCATGTCTATATAGTCCTGAGTGCGAGTAATTACTATAGTTATAAATGAAGATCAGTATTTCTGCCTAGatctgataaaatattttcttgttttagttataaaaatgcaaagaaatgtgTTACAAAGATACTTAGTATAGCTTCTCAGCCATAACCTGAGACATGGGATGAAATTTAACCCACAGATATGATGTACTTTGTAGATCATAAGGGTTTTTAAACTCTTGTTATCAAAATGGCTTATTTTTCAGGCAATAGGGATTATTAAGTCAGGAGAAAAGCTTTTCAAAGAAGTATTGCCTTTCTTCTTCCACACGGTTcttgttttcctctctctttccctctctctttcggGCCTCAACAGGTGCTGTATTCATTGCCAGTGTTACAAATTATCAAATTCAAGTGAATTTATTTGTGTATTGTTTACTTATAAAAAAGGCAACTTTAAGGATGTGCAAGTGAATTTCCAACTGCTAGCAAAGCCAAGGTTTGTAATTAAACAAATTATTGTATGGTATGGTCTTCTAcacatttatatctataaatatctATCATCTAGTCTATCTGTCTCATGACTGAATAATGTAAAACCATTGTTTGCAATTGGTATCATCAAAGATACTCATTTTTTGATAACCAAAGGCAGGGGAAAATCATTTtacttattaataaatattttatgatgtgAATTTTTAGGGgagttggattttctttttcattttcatcataCTTGGTAATTTTTCAGATTGTCTGGTCAACCTGTTAATAGAATAAGATTTCTAAAAATTGTGAATATTGCTTTCTAGAACCAAGAGCCTACTTTTCAAAGTAATCAATATCTGGGAAACTTCTGTGAATGTTCCACGAGTCAGTGAGTGTCATTTTACAGGTTTCCTGGGAAATGTTGTCAACAcaaaagaaacagtttttttttttggaatcatATTATGAAGCTAATGGACTTTCTCTACCTTGTCTTTGATGGTGAATTCCTGCTTACCTCAGGAAGTAAAATTCCTAGAACTTTGGAGTTAAAAGGGACCTCAAATATCACCCAGCCTAAAGATTGGCAAAcgttttcttaataaaaatccAGAGactggctgggttcagtggctcaccctgtaatgtcagcactttgggaggccgaggcaggaggattgctggaggccaggagttccagaccagcctgggcaacatagtgagaccccatctctacaaaaaaagaaaaaaattcaaaaattagctgggagtggtggtgtacTTGGTAATATCAGTgatttgagaggttgaggcaggagaatcacttgcaagctctggagtttgaggctgcagtacgCTATGATTTcactactacattccagcctgggtgacagagtgaaaatctgtctccaaaaaaataagaaaaaaatatcctgagagtaaatattttaggttctgCCAGCCATGTGGCATCTAGCAGCTATTCAGCTCTGCAGTCAccgcacaaaagcagccatagagatacataaacaaatgagcaagTCTACAAGCTCATAAAACCTTCGTTATAGgcactgaaattcaaatttcgACAATTTCGACATGTCACaaaatcttccattttttttccccgaAACACTTCAAAATGTAAAAGCCATTGTAAGCCCCAGTGCTGTACAAAAGCAGGCAGTGAGCAGGATCTGGCCAGCAGGCTATAGTTCATCAGTCCCTAATCGAATCCTCCCTTCCCCTATTCAGGAGTCACCTTTGTGATGTTTTTGGCACTCTTTTTACGCAGAGGGATGGAAAACGCTTGCTTTTCTTAACATGAGATTGtataattcttctttttctacGTGCTAATTAAATACTATGATTAAAGCAAAAAACATACACCTTAAtgagttaatttttcatttagtgAATGCTAATGGGTTTTCCAAAAATATAACATTAGAAGCAACTTCAGATCTTTTCAGTTTTGGTAAGAGCTTGAGAAATCTGGCtgataaaggaaaaatgtttagCCTGGTTTAAGGGCACCTTCCTTGCCGtcatgaaatataaaaatcagaacCTATAAGGGTAATTTGAACCCTGTAGAAATATTctaaattctgtcatttatagacagaaaaatagTTTGCTGCTGTACATTTTCTGCTGTAGCTAAACCTCTAGTGTTGGTTTATGATAGTCCAGGAGATTCTGTATCCTTGCTTATAGGACAGAGTCAGACTCTTTGACTGCAAAGTAGAAGTAGAAATTAACTAGCTCATTGTGTCTATGAAAAGCATGAAAACTATGCATCTGTCATCTTTGCTGCCACTGGAGAAGTTAAGATTTAGGAATAAGATCAACATCCGAAGCGGCAAAAATAGCATTTAGACAAGTGTGTTTTGGTTTAGCATATTTCCTCTGCAACACACACTTCCATGCAGCCTTCCATTTCTGATTACATTCCCACAAACTTGACTAATGAAGTTTTTCACCTATTAAATTTACCTTGAGCTAATTCCTTTAAGATTACACAGTTTTAATTTCACGAGCTCTGTAAtccaaattttctctttgttttcttacaaatgctgattttttttttttttaattttttgagatagggtctcactgtgtcactcaggctggactgcagtggcaccatcatggctcactgcagtcttgaactcctgggctctagagaacctcctaccttggcctcccaaagtgacgaATGAGGATTTAAGTTCCTTTCAGACGCATTGCCTGAAGAAACCATGAAGGTTAAAATGAAGTTGGTGATGAAAGTCAGGGCAAATGTTCAGAAATGGACTGAACCCCAGAGACAGTTTGAATAGTGCTAAAAGTTGAGACTGTAAAGAGTTTAGAATAATACATTCTCTTCTGTTTGGTCCTTACCTTGTGGTAGCACTCAAgactagtctttttttctttcaggggctgtgtctctgtttcctgcAAACTCACAGTGGTCTTTTGCTAAGAGTGCAAGTTTCCTACCATACATATTCTCAATGATTTTTTCAAGTGAGTCAGCAGTTGAAATTAATAAACAGCAAGATTGCTTTTAGTTGCTTAAGTCTAAATGCTTAAAGGGAataagtttgtttctttttagtgaaTTTCAGAATGGAGGCTTCTCATTCACTTAGTCTGACCTTCCTCTGGTCCATCAGACTGGCGTCATGAAAATATGCAGTATGCACTTCACCCGTGTCTGGGGCTGACTTCCACTCGTGGAAGTTGTGGGGGAACTCATGGGAATCTGGGGAGAGAGGTGTTGCTGGGCAGACAAATCAGACTGACCCTGTCAGTCATCAGGATGGAAAATAAGCATCCCAGGCACTTGCTGGCCCTACTGGACTGAGTTACTGCTAAGTAAATAATGCATCAGCAGTAAGGGCTCAATGAACTttctaggattttaaaaaatgtggtcaCTTCCAATTTTGCAATTTCTCTTGCCTCTTAAGAGAACAGCCAAAGCCTCTGAGAAGCTGTATGATCTTACAATGGCACTGCTTTCAAGCAGAGCAATCTCATGGGGGGTACCGAGGctttaaaccaggcatccccaaactttttacacagggggccagttcactgtccctcagaccgttggagggccgccacatactgtgctcctctcactgaccaccagtgaaagaggtgccccttcctgaagtgcggcagggggctggataaatggcctcaggcggCCGCATGCAGCCTGAGGGCCGTAGCCTGCTTTAAACTCACGAGAAAGTGTGTCAACTCCCTTTGGCCTGCCAGAGAAGGGACGGGGTAGACTGGGTCTGGGTCTGGGCCTGGTCACTAAGGAAGCCACACCTTTTGTGCTGAAGTTTTGTGCAccttttatgtttaaaaggggCAGCTGAAATATTGCTATGAAAAATGAATCATGCATGTAAAAGAACACCTTTCTTTATCACTTAACCttaatctttcttttattctacttGCTTAGATGGTAGAGCTTTGaggacattctctctctctctctctctctctcactctctctctctctctctctctctgtctgtctgtctcagaCCTGGAGATCAGCTATTTTCATTCAGGCCATTCATTCAGAAATACCTCTGTCAAATATTTTTTgccttctaaaatgttttcttaattgaAAACACTAATGTTACAGTGATTCAAGTGCCTATCAGAGATTAAGtgaaaaatgacaaagaattagaaattattaactgtggctcatgcctgtaatcccagcactttgggaggccgaggcaggtggatcacttgaggtcaggagttcagcctggccaacacagcaaaagcccatctctaccaaaaacacaaaaattagctgggcatggtgggaggcgcctgtaattccagctactctggaggctgaggcaagagaatcccttgaacccgggcaatggaggttgtggtgagccaagactgcgtcaGTGCATTCTAGCCtcggtaacagagcgagactccatctccaaaaaagaaaagaaaagaaaagaaaagaaattactaaCTCTTCTCCTTGAAAATCACTGCAGTGTACTAGGTAGATATGTTTTTAGGGGATTAATGTGCATTTTCTCtcctttgctctcttttttttttctgtatagaatCATTTAtcagtgaaaaatggaaaaataaaaccctaggAAAACACTCAGTTACTCCTGTTAAAGATGTTAGGTGTTTCTGGATATTAACTATAACCTCACATCACCATGCAGAATAACTTGTAGATAAAATTACAGCTTTGAGTAGAGATTTGACCACCAGGGTCATTTTGCCGTTCCCAGTGAAATCTTTATAATATctttaccatttatttatttatttatgtatttttatttttatttttatttatttatttttattatttttttattgcgttttaggttttggggtccatgtgaagaacatgcaagattgttgcataggtacacacatggcagtgtggtttgctgccttccttcccttcgcctatatccggcatttctccccatgctatctctccccaactccccacatcTTTACCATTTATACTCAGAATTGAAGGACCTAGATGGAAATCACCAACAAGAAGTTTAAAAGTAATGCCTTTTAAAACTTctaaatgagaaataataaaagcagtaaaaaaaaCGTCGATAATGGCAACCTTAAGACAAATTTTAAGCATAACAATTTGCATCTTAATGTAAACCATCTTGAAGTGTAGGTCTTTCCATTTAGAAAAATCACAGGGTACACAATACATTATTTACTCCGAAGACTTCACAGCTGGAGAAGACTGATTGCCATCTGTAACATGTATACGAAATTGCCACATGGGTGTATACATAGGTGTACAGAAGAATCACAGGAACATTTGAAACAGAAAGAACTTATTATATGAGGCTATCTCATCCAAGACTCTGTTATCAACtcttggctgatttttaaaaaaggagtttgCAGTGGTCAGCTTCGCTTGTCTCAGCTGTAGTCGGTTCTGTCAAACCTCCTCTGGAATGGGATGGACCCGAGTTAGAAACCAGTTCTACAACTTGTGCTGTGGCCTTTGGGTGCACCTTATGGCTCTGAACCTAGTGTTCTCCGTAAAAGGGGATGGGTGAGTGGACAGAGGATATAATACTGCACAGTGCTAGTGCTATCTGATAGATTTTTATAATAAGtgtataattttacttcttttcagatattttaagcctttccaatataaaaaatatatacatttatattgacAAAATATGTCAAATAGATACAGATCCTAAGAACCCgtttaagatatttttcttatttttgttatagtAACAAATCtataggctttttgttttttctgtttgtttttaactgaGGAAGGCctaaatttcttctatttttagattgACTAAGTGACTTGTACAGAATTGACTTTCTCTGCCCCTTGAGTCAATGCCATGCTTTGGAATGCCCTGAGTGGTCATGTCTTACTCCTCTGCACTGTTGCTG
This window of the Saimiri boliviensis isolate mSaiBol1 chromosome 16, mSaiBol1.pri, whole genome shotgun sequence genome carries:
- the SHISA2 gene encoding protein shisa-2 homolog → MWGGRRSAVASSRNAASLLQLLLAALLAAGARASGEYCHGWLDAQGVWRIGFQCPERFDGGDATICCGSCTLRYCCSSAEARLDQGGCDNDRQQGAGEPGRADKDGPDGSAVPIYVPFLIVGSVFVAFIILGSLVAACCCRCLRPKQDPQQSRAPGGNRLMETIPMIPSASTSRGSSSRQSSTAASSSSSANSGARAPPTRSQTNCCLPEGTMNNVYVNMPTNFSVLNCQQATQIVPHQGQYLHPPYVGYTVQHDSVPMTAVPPFMDGLQPGYRQIQSPFPHTNSEQKMYPAVTV